A DNA window from Hyphomicrobiales bacterium 4NK60-0047b contains the following coding sequences:
- a CDS encoding acyl-CoA dehydrogenase family protein, which yields MDFTVEPRLKKVAKQTREFVEEKVIPFEKDPRWTEHGPTEDLRLDLNSLAKEEGLWSPHGPKELGGMGLSHLERSYVFEAAGYSLLGPIALHCAAPDEGNAHLLDVVANKSQREEYLSPLIKGARSCFAMTEPDGAGSDPSMMQTTAELTKNGYLINGRKWLITGARNASFMIIMAKVEKGDQSGATMFLTSLPRKGIRIERDMNTLDSSFSGGHSIVVFEDLLLQEEDILGAVGEGFKYAQVRLAPARLTHCMRWLGSAQRAHNTATNHAATREAFGQILGRHEGIGFMLADNEIDMRTARLSLQQAAWMLDQGKQATTESSMAKVQCSEAIWNIVDRSMQVLGGIGISDETPIERIFREVRGFRIYDGPSEVHRWSLARKIIKHKTLNLEAPSDA from the coding sequence ATGGATTTCACTGTGGAACCACGACTAAAAAAAGTCGCAAAACAAACAAGAGAGTTTGTTGAAGAAAAGGTTATACCTTTTGAAAAAGATCCCCGCTGGACTGAACATGGTCCAACAGAAGACTTGCGCCTTGATTTAAACTCTTTAGCTAAAGAAGAAGGCCTTTGGTCACCACACGGCCCAAAAGAATTAGGAGGTATGGGCTTATCACACTTAGAACGAAGTTATGTCTTTGAAGCCGCCGGTTACTCTTTACTTGGCCCCATAGCCCTACACTGCGCTGCTCCTGACGAAGGCAATGCACACTTGCTAGATGTTGTTGCAAACAAAAGCCAAAGAGAAGAATACTTATCCCCTTTAATTAAGGGCGCGCGTTCTTGTTTTGCCATGACTGAACCAGATGGCGCCGGCTCTGACCCATCAATGATGCAAACCACTGCCGAATTAACTAAAAATGGATATCTTATTAATGGACGCAAATGGCTAATAACTGGCGCTAGAAACGCAAGTTTTATGATCATCATGGCTAAGGTTGAAAAAGGAGACCAAAGTGGAGCAACCATGTTCCTCACTTCCTTACCGCGAAAAGGCATACGTATTGAACGAGATATGAATACTCTCGATTCTAGTTTTTCTGGTGGACATTCAATCGTTGTTTTTGAAGATTTATTGCTGCAAGAAGAAGACATATTAGGGGCAGTTGGTGAGGGTTTTAAATATGCTCAAGTGCGATTAGCACCTGCCCGCTTAACTCACTGCATGCGTTGGCTCGGCTCAGCCCAGCGCGCTCACAATACAGCAACAAATCATGCAGCAACACGAGAGGCTTTTGGGCAAATTTTAGGGCGTCACGAGGGTATAGGTTTTATGCTAGCTGATAATGAAATAGATATGCGCACAGCTCGCCTTTCACTTCAACAAGCAGCCTGGATGTTAGATCAAGGAAAACAAGCCACAACTGAAAGTTCAATGGCAAAAGTTCAATGCTCAGAAGCAATCTGGAATATTGTCGATAGATCAATGCAAGTACTCGGCGGCATAGGGATTTCAGATGAAACACCAATTGAACGAATTTTTCGAGAGGTAAGAGGGTTTAGAATTTATGATGGCCCCTCCGAAGTCCACAGATGGTCATTAGCAAGAAAAATAATTAAACACAAAAC
- a CDS encoding phosphotransferase family protein has protein sequence MKIGEYELNTKLLSNYLSEVGFELDIRKKPKLCVGGLANINIEVIVNGEKAILRKAPSGPLPKGAHDMVREHKVLSKLSKHFPLAPNSLHLCQDLKVLGAPFQLIEYRPGRVFRGEDLSLLNQGESMSKKLIPIITESMSRLHKLDPINCGLKDLGNPKGFIPRNAKRWSEGAIYFAEEKPFLKLAKELSRELQRTLADWNGGQPTFLHCDFKLDNFIIDKHELTPVALLDWDMTTLGDPLYDLATLLSYWAEPEDPACMQNLKQMPTSHKDFPTRDNMIEAYASATGRSVQGIHALRGLCLTKLAVVFLQLHARWENNTLGDSRYANFDDLGIEILEYARDVTASC, from the coding sequence GTGAAAATAGGTGAATACGAGCTAAATACTAAATTATTGTCCAACTATTTATCCGAGGTTGGATTTGAGCTCGATATCAGAAAAAAACCAAAACTCTGTGTTGGCGGGCTTGCTAACATAAACATAGAAGTCATTGTAAATGGTGAAAAAGCAATTTTGCGAAAAGCACCATCTGGGCCTCTGCCAAAGGGGGCTCATGACATGGTTCGTGAGCATAAAGTCTTATCAAAATTATCAAAGCATTTCCCCCTTGCACCTAACAGCTTGCATCTATGCCAAGATCTAAAAGTTCTTGGGGCCCCATTTCAACTTATTGAATACAGGCCAGGTCGTGTCTTTCGTGGTGAAGATTTATCTTTGTTAAACCAGGGGGAAAGCATGTCGAAAAAGCTTATCCCTATAATTACAGAGAGTATGTCACGCTTACATAAGCTTGACCCTATAAATTGTGGGTTAAAAGACCTTGGTAACCCGAAAGGCTTCATTCCAAGAAACGCCAAAAGATGGTCCGAGGGCGCAATTTATTTTGCTGAAGAAAAACCTTTTTTAAAATTAGCAAAAGAACTCAGCAGAGAATTACAAAGAACTCTCGCGGATTGGAATGGAGGGCAACCAACCTTCCTGCACTGTGACTTCAAATTGGATAATTTCATAATTGATAAACACGAACTTACACCTGTTGCGCTACTTGATTGGGACATGACCACCCTAGGTGACCCTTTGTACGATTTAGCAACGCTACTCAGCTATTGGGCAGAGCCAGAAGATCCAGCCTGTATGCAAAATTTAAAACAAATGCCCACTAGTCACAAAGATTTTCCCACAAGAGACAATATGATTGAGGCGTACGCTTCTGCAACCGGTCGTTCTGTTCAAGGAATTCATGCTTTACGAGGCCTTTGCCTAACTAAGCTTGCTGTAGTCTTTTTACAGCTCCACGCTCGCTGGGAAAACAATACGTTAGGTGATAGCAGATACGCCAATTTTGATGATTTAGGAATTGAGATTTTGGAATACGCACGAGATGTAACAGCTAGCTGTTAG
- a CDS encoding acetyl-CoA acetyltransferase: MNAIIRMQGWSHSKFGKLDDLSLEGLVEQVTEDAITNAGLDPHQIDEVFVSHYNHGLSEQGFPASLPISAVPQLRNKPATHVENACASGSAAVHQAARSIQAGEAKSVLVIGVEKMTDVSHDTVRHALIAASHVPTEGQGQASFAGLFAQMAQAYFEKYGDHSEALARIAAKNHSYGSQNPLAHMQRDLGFDFCFNTSEKNPVVAAPLKRTDCSMVSDGAAALVLTDGSFSGGQMADIRLRSKSHVSEMLPLQGRDITKLEGCSRAWKQALQRGGVELDDLDFIETHDCFTIAELLQYEAMGLAEEGRGADVLKEGDSSLGGRMPTNLSGGLKSKGHPIGATGVSMHIMAARQLAGDACGVSLDNARLGGVFNMGGAGVANYCSILERLS, translated from the coding sequence ATGAATGCAATTATTCGAATGCAGGGGTGGTCTCATAGTAAATTTGGTAAGCTGGATGATTTGAGTTTAGAGGGTTTAGTTGAGCAAGTAACAGAGGATGCAATTACAAATGCAGGTTTGGATCCGCATCAAATTGATGAAGTATTTGTAAGCCACTATAATCACGGTTTAAGTGAACAAGGTTTTCCTGCTTCATTGCCAATTTCAGCCGTACCGCAATTGCGAAATAAACCAGCTACACATGTAGAAAATGCCTGTGCTAGTGGTTCTGCGGCAGTGCATCAAGCAGCTAGAAGTATCCAAGCTGGAGAGGCAAAATCCGTTTTAGTTATTGGTGTTGAAAAGATGACTGATGTATCACATGACACTGTGCGCCACGCGTTAATTGCCGCTAGTCACGTTCCGACGGAAGGGCAGGGGCAAGCAAGTTTTGCAGGTCTTTTTGCTCAGATGGCACAGGCTTATTTTGAAAAATATGGAGATCATTCAGAAGCACTTGCTCGGATTGCGGCAAAAAATCATTCATATGGTTCGCAAAACCCATTGGCTCACATGCAACGCGATTTGGGGTTTGATTTTTGTTTTAACACTTCTGAAAAAAACCCTGTTGTTGCGGCTCCCTTGAAACGCACTGATTGTTCAATGGTCTCGGATGGAGCTGCGGCACTTGTTCTAACTGATGGTTCTTTTTCTGGGGGGCAAATGGCTGATATACGTTTGCGTTCAAAATCACATGTGAGTGAAATGCTTCCTCTTCAAGGCCGAGATATAACTAAATTAGAAGGTTGTTCTAGAGCATGGAAACAGGCTCTCCAAAGAGGGGGGGTAGAGCTTGATGACTTGGATTTTATTGAAACACATGATTGTTTTACCATTGCAGAGTTATTGCAATATGAGGCGATGGGACTTGCTGAGGAAGGCCGTGGCGCTGATGTTCTTAAGGAGGGTGATTCTTCTTTGGGAGGACGTATGCCAACTAACTTGTCGGGTGGTTTAAAATCAAAAGGACATCCAATTGGTGCGACGGGAGTATCAATGCACATAATGGCTGCTCGTCAACTTGCGGGTGATGCATGTGGTGTTTCTTTAGATAATGCGCGGCTCGGTGGTGTCTTTAATATGGGGGGGGCTGGGGTTGCTAATTATTGCAGTATCCTTGAGCGTTTGTCGTAA
- a CDS encoding ABC transporter ATP-binding protein has protein sequence MNDFIIKADNLSSSYGLSQVLFGMNLSVKQGETLALLGRNGVGKSTTMKTLMGILKTKEGISYFNGQKITGMRHDKIAKMGVGYVPEDRQVFSNHTVEDNLRLGAKKGPEGQDEWTLAVVYKKFPLLIPLKTRRAGLLSGGEQQMLSLARALMGNPTVLLLDEPSEGLAPLIVQQIGDVLKQLNKQGLTIVLAEQNMRFCLDIATRATIIDHGTSVFEDSIDALVANQEIIDKYLSI, from the coding sequence ATGAATGACTTTATTATAAAAGCGGACAACCTTTCTTCATCATATGGTTTAAGTCAGGTGTTATTCGGTATGAATTTATCAGTAAAACAAGGTGAGACCTTGGCTCTCCTTGGCCGCAACGGTGTTGGTAAAAGCACAACAATGAAAACCTTAATGGGAATTTTAAAAACCAAAGAAGGAATCTCATATTTTAACGGACAAAAAATAACCGGCATGCGCCATGACAAAATAGCCAAAATGGGAGTTGGCTATGTTCCAGAAGATCGCCAAGTTTTTTCAAACCATACTGTTGAAGATAATTTAAGACTTGGAGCAAAAAAGGGACCGGAAGGTCAAGATGAATGGACATTAGCAGTCGTTTATAAAAAATTTCCATTATTAATACCACTAAAGACAAGGCGAGCTGGCTTATTATCAGGTGGAGAGCAACAAATGCTGTCACTAGCTAGAGCATTAATGGGAAACCCAACAGTACTTTTATTAGATGAACCAAGTGAAGGACTAGCTCCTTTAATCGTACAACAAATAGGAGACGTATTAAAACAGCTAAACAAACAGGGACTAACTATCGTGTTAGCAGAGCAAAACATGAGGTTTTGCCTAGACATTGCAACCAGAGCAACAATCATTGATCATGGAACATCCGTTTTTGAGGACAGCATTGATGCCCTTGTCGCCAATCAAGAAATAATTGATAAGTACCTATCAATTTAG